The following is a genomic window from Pseudomonas promysalinigenes.
TGGCATTTCACGCGTTCATCCGTAGCGAACGAGCATTGATCAGCGCGCTTGTTGAACGATTTTCTGGGAAGTTGCCGACGATCCCTGCCACACCGTGAGCGCTTGCAGATCGGGGTAATCAGTTAGTTCGCGCAACAATTGGCGCTGGTCGCAGTAACTTTCGATCGCGCGGCGGAACTCCATGCGGCGCTGGTCCTTCTCTTGCTGCTTGCGAGCCTTGGCGCTGGGTTGGTAGGAACCGTCGAAGTCACGAGCCATAGCCTGTCTCCCAGTTTGAATGCGGGAGTTTCAGACTGGCCGGGAGTGTTTACGTTTAGGTTTTGGAAAGGTGACAAAACGGTGAATCTTTGCCGATTACTTCGCGGATTCACCGGTAAAGTCGCCAGCACGATCCGCCATCAGTCCTCGGTAGCCTTGATCGACTTGGGCGACAACCGCAGGCTGCGCAAGCTGCGCTTGACGCTCTTGAGGTGGTTGACCAGGCTCGGCCCACGGGCCATGGCCACACCCATGGCTAATACGTCGATCACCACCAAGTGCGCGATGCGTGAAGTGAGTGGGGTGTAGATCTCGGTGTCTTCATGCACATCGATCGCCAGGTTGACCGTAGACAATTCCGCCAGAGGTGTCGCACTTGGGCACAGGGTAATCAGGTTGGCTCCACTCTCACGCACCAGGTTGGCAGTGATCAGCAAGTCTTTCGACCGCCCTGATTGGGAAATGCACACCGCAACATCCCCAGGCTTCAATGTCACCGCCGACATCGCCTGCATGTGCGGGTCAGAGTAGGCCGCGGCGCTGAGCAGCAGGCGGAAGAATTTGTGCTGGGCGTCGGCGGCCACCGCACCGGATGCACCAAAGCCGTAGAATTCGACCCGCTGCGCCTGAGCCATGGCACTGACGGCCTGTTGCAGGGCCTGCGGATCGAGGTGCTCGCGCACTTCCATCAGGGTGTGCAGGGTGGTGTCGAAAATCTTCAGGCTGTAGTCGGCGACCGAGTCGTCTTCGTGGATCGCGAACTGACCGAAACTGGCACCGGCCGCCAGGCTTTGCGCCAGTTTGAGCTTAAGGTCCTGAAACCCGGAACAGCCGATCGCCCGGCAGAAGCGCACGATGGTCGGTTCGCTGATGCCCACGCTGTGCGCCAGGTCGGCCATGGAGCTATGCATCACGGCTGCCGGGTCGAGCAGCACGTGGTCGGCCACTTTGAGTTCCGATTTGCGCAGCAGGTGGCGCGATTGGGCGATATGTTGCAACAGATTCACGGGCTGGACTCGGTTATGATCGGCTGGCCGGGATGTAGCTTTCTTGTAGTTATACTACATGGACGCCAACCCGCCCAGTTAAACGAACGTGGAGAGTGGTGGTTTGACTATTCCTTGCGACATTCTGGTGTTCGGCGGCACGGGTGACCTGGCCCTGCACAAACTGTTACCGGCGCTTTATCACCTGTATCGCGAAGCCCGTCTGAACAACGCCGTGCGCATCATCGCACTGGCCCGCCGCCACCTCAGCCGCAACGAATACCTCAAGCTTGCAGAGCGCCATTGCCGCGCGCAAATTGCTCGCAACGACTTCGACGAGGAAGTGTGGCGACGCTTTTGCGCACGGCTGGACTACTTCCCCATGGATGCCACGCAAAGCGCAGACTTCGGCCGGCTGGCCCGCTACCTCGGCGAGCCTGGTGGGCTGACCCGCATCTTCTACCTGGCGACTGCGCCCAATTTGTTCGTACCTATCGCCAACCACCTGCGTGTCGCAGGCCTGGCCGACAGCGAAGCGCGCATCGTGCTGGAGAAGCCAATCGGTCATTCACAGGCATCGGCTACCGCCATCAATGAGGCGATCGGTGCCGTATTCGATGAGTCGCAGGTATTTCGCATCGACCACTACCTGGGCAAGGAAACCGTGCAGAACCTAATGGCCCTGCGCTTTGCCAATGCCCTGCTGGAGCCGGTGTGGTGCAACGGCCGGGTCGACCATGTGCAGATCAGCGTCTGTGAAACCCTCGGCGTGGAGAACCGTGGCGGCTACTACGACCGCGCAGGCGCGACCCGCGACATGCTGCAGAATCATCTGCTACAGCTGCTGTGCCTTGTGGCCATGGAACCACCGGCGCAATTCGAGGCAGAAGCGGTACGCGACGAAAAAGTGAAAATACTCAGGGCACTCAAACCCATCACCGGCCAGGACGTACAAGACAAAACCGTGCGTGGCCAGTACGGTGCCGGTTACATCGGCGGTCAGGAAGTACCCGCGTACTACTTCGAAAAGGACGTCGACAACGACACAGATACCGAAACCTTCGTTGCGGTGCACGCGCATATCGACAACTGGCGCTGGGCCGGCGTGCCCTTCTACCTGCGCACTGGCAAGCGTATGGCACGGCGCTCTTCGCAAATCGTCATCCAGTTCAAACCGGTGCCTCACGAGTTGTTCAGCGGTGGCCAAGTCAACCAGCTACTGATCCAGTTGCAGCCAGAGGAACGCATCAGCTTGCGCATGATGACCAAAAGCCCCGGCAAGGGTATGCGCCTGGAGCCTGTGGACCTGGACCTGAACCTGGCACAGGTGTTCGGCCAGACCCGTCGCTGGGACGCCTACGAGCGCCTGCTGCTGGATATCCTGGAAGGCGATTCGACGCTGTTCATGCGACGCGACGAGGTAGAGGCCGCCTGGGCCTGGATCGACCCGATCATCAGAGGTTGGGAAGAACATTTCCAGGCGCCCCGCCACTACGCTGCCGGCAGCAACGGCCCGGAACAAGCCAGCAGCCTTATGGCCAGGCACGGCAGACACTGGCACGGCTAACCGCCCTCATTGCCCCATGGCCGGGCCAGCATCTGGCGAAACTCTTGCTCCGGGATTGGCCTGCTGATCAGGTAGCCCTGCACCTCGTCACACCCATGCTCTCGAAGAAACGCCAGTTGCTCCGCCGTTTCCACCCCTTCGGCGACCACCTTCATGCCCAGGCTCTTGGACAACGTGATGATCGCCTGAGTAATGGCGGCATCTTGGCTGCCTTGGTGAAGGCCGCGGATGAAGGCCTGGTCGATCTTCAAGTAATCCACCGGCAGGCGTTTGAGGTAACTCAATGACGAATAGCCGGTGCCAAAGTCGTCGATGGCCAGCTTCACCCCAAGGGCATGTAACTGCTGGAAGGTCGAAATGATGTGCTCGACGCTGTCGAGCAACTGGCTTTCGGTGAGCTCCAACTCCAGCAAATTCGGCGCCAGCCCGGTGTCTTCGAGCATCTGGCGCACCAGGCTGACCAGCTTGCCCTGGCGCAGCTGGTAGACCGAAAGGTTGACAGAAACCCGCACTTCCAGGCCCTGCCGTTGCCATTGCCGGGCTTGCTTGCAGGCCTGGCGCAGCACGAATTCGCCGATCGGGGCAATCAGCCCAGTTTCCTCGGCCATGCCGATGAACTCCCCTGGAGGCACCATCCCCCGCTCAGGATGCTGCCAGCGCACCAGTGCCTCGGCGGCATTGACGTGCCCGCTAAGCACGCACAGCTTGGGTTGGTAATACACCATCAGCTGCTGTTCTTCGATAGCCTTGCGCAGCTGGTTTTCCAACTGCAAGCGCTCAAGCGTGCTGGCTCGCAGGCTTTCGGTATAGAACTGGAAATTGTCGCCGCCCAAGTGCTTGGCATGCTGTTTGGCCATGTCTGCCTGGCCAATCATGGCTTCGGCATCGAGCGTGGCATCAGCCAGTACACTGATACCTACCGATGCACTTATCACCACCTCGTGGCCATCTAGCCGCTGTGGCTTGCGCAACTTGTTCAACAAGCGGGTGGTGACCCGTACCAGGCTCGACAGGTTGCTGTAGCCATCGAAGAGCACGGCGAACTCATCGCCAGAAAGGCGCGCCACGGTATCGGCCTCGGGCAAGGTACTGACAATGCGCCGAGCAACCTTTTGAATCAGCTGGTCGGCCAGTTCATGGCCAAGGCTTTCGTTAAGCAGTTTGAAACGGTCCAAGTCTATGTGCAGCAAGGCCAGGCTGCGGCCATTGCTGCGTACGCGCCGTGCGGCGTCCAGCAAACGCAAACGGAACAGTGATCGGTTGGCCAGCCCGGTGAGCTCGTCGTAATGGGCCAGGTAACGCAGGCGCTCTTCAAAGGCTCGACGCGCCGACAGGTCGGTGAAGAAGCCGACTACTTGGCTCAGCTGGCCGCTGGAGTTGCGCACAGCCGTCAGTTGTAGCCACTGCGGATACAGCTGGCCATGCTTGCGGGCTTCGACCAGTTCGCCCTGCCACCCACCTTGCTGGCGCAGCGCCACCTCAATGGCCTGGCTGTGCCGCCGGGCATCGCTGTGACAGGGCAGCTCGAACAGCGCACTGGCAAGCGATTCGCAACGTAGATATCCAGTCATCTGGCAGTACGCCTGGTTCACCGCAAGCACCACAAAATCAGCGCTCAGAATCACCACCCCCTCATTGCATGCCTCGAAAACCGTGGAGGCAAGGCGCTGCTGTTCCTCAAGCACCTTCTGTGCAGAAATCCGTTGCAAGTCCTGGTTCAGTGACTGGTTCTGAAACCGCCGCAGCAAACTGCGGTCGAGCAGCCGGTTGACCTGCCAGGCCACCACCAGCAGCGTGGCTAGCAGGATCAGGCAGAACCAGCCCCACCCACGCTGCCCTGCGTCGAAAAAGAACAGGAAGAGGATCGGCGGCAGCAGACAGGGCAACGCAAAACTGAGAAAAGCCGGCAGGCTGACAGCATAAGCGATGCTTGCACTCAGGCTGGCCATCGCCAGCAAGCCGAATGCCCAGGCCTGCTGCTCGAAGTTGTGCTGCGGCACCAAAGCGATCGCCGCGCAGGCCAAGGTCATGCCGCTGAATGCCGAACCGACCAGGAACATGCGCCGCCATACCGGCTCGGCCTGACGCTGCGGGTCGGCCGAGTCGAACGCCGCCACCTGGATCACCCTGAGCGCAACCAGCGCCAGCAGCCAGGCCAGGCAAACGGCCACCATCAGATAGCGCCCAGGCGTCCACAACAGCCAAGCGCACAGCAGGCCGTTGAGCAGCATGAACAATGTCGGCAACAAAGAGCCTTGGTACAGCAGCCGCGTCCGCTCGACGGAAAGTTGAGTGGCAAACTGCCTGCGGACCTTCCTGGCCATCCCAGGCGATACTCCGATCGCCGTGCAGTCGTGGGTCATATCGTGAATTCTTGTAGTGTTCTTATTATGGTTGGCAGTAAACGAGCAGGGATCTTACACAAACGTCCGAGCTGGCCAAACTGCTCCCGACGGGTTTCACCCCCAGCAGTCCAGCCAGGCCCCACATACCTGCACTGGCGCGCTGCGCCTAAAGCCGATGAGCACCCGGGGCACAGGTGAATATTCATACAGTATGCGTTTGCCCGTTGCTCGGCCTGCCCCTAGAATGGCCAGATGCAAACAGACGACCTCTCCCTCCTGCTGAATTCCCTGAACGATGCCCAACGCCAGGCCGTCGCGGCCTCGCTTGGGCGTCAGCTGGTGCTTGCTGGCGCCGGCTCCGGTAAAACCCGCGTGCTGGTGCACCGTATCGCCTGGTTGATCCAGGTCGAGCAGGCCTCGCCGCACTCGATTCTGTCGGTGACCTTCACCAACAAGGCTGCTGCCGAAATGCGCCAGCGAATCGAGCAATTGCTGGGCATCAACCCGGCCGGCATGTGGGTAGGTACCTTCCACGGTCTAGCCCACCGCCTGCTGCGGGCGCACTGGCAAGAGGCGCGCCTGGTGCAGAATTTCCAGATTCTCGACAGCGACGACCAGCAGCGGCTGGTCAAGCGGGTCATGCGCGAATTGGGCCTGGACGAGCAGAAGTGGCCGGCGCGTCAGGCCCAGTGGTTCATCAACGGGCAGAAGGACGAGGGCCTGCGCCCGCAACATATCCAGCCCGGGGGCGATCTTTTCCTGCAGACCATGCGCGATGTCTACAGTGCCTATGAACAGGCATGCGAGCGCGCCGGGGTCATCGACTTTTCCGAATTGCTACTGCGCGCCCTGGATCTGTGGCGCGACCACCCCGGCCTGCTGGAACACTATCAACGGCGCTTCCGCCACCTGCTGGTGGACGAGTTCCAGGACACCAACGCCGTGCAGTACGCCTGGCTGCGCCTACTGGCAGGCAAAGACGGCGGCAGCCTGATGGCCGTAGGCGACGACGACCAGTCCATTTATGGCTGGCGCGGTGCCAAGATCGAAAACATTCACCAGTACACCGCCGACTTCCCAGACGCCGAAACGATTCGCCTGGAGCAGAACTATCGCTCCACCGGGGGCATACTCAAGGCCGCGAACGCTTTGATCGCCAACAACAGCGGGCGCCTGGGCAAGGAACTGTGGACCGATATGGGCGAAGGCGAGCCACTGACGCTGTACGCGGCCTATAACGAGCACGATGAAGCCCGCTATGTAGTGGAAACCATCGAAAGCCTGATCAAACAAGGCAGCGCACGCAACGACATCGCCATTCTGTATCGTTCCAACGCCCAATCACGGGTGCTGGAGGAGGCTCTGCTGCGCGAGCGCATTCCCTATCGCATCTATGGCGGCCAGCGCTTCTTCGAACGCGCCGAAATCAAGAACGCCATGGCTTACTTGCGTCTGATCGAAGGCCGCGGCAACGATGCCGCACTCGAACGGGTCATCAACGTGCCGCCACGGGGCATCGGCGAAAAGACTGTCGAAGCCATTCGCGAGCACGCCCGCCACAGCCAGCTGTCCATGTGGGAAGCGATGTGCCAGCTGGTATCTGCCAAAGCGCTCAAAGGCCGCGCCGCTTCCGCGCTTGGCGCGTTCATCGAGTTGATCGAGGGCCTGGCCAGCAAAGTGGCCGAAATGCCTCTGCACACCATGACCCAAACCGCCATCGAGCAGTCGGGGCTGATCATCTATCACCAGGAAGAAAAAGGTGAAAAGGGCCAGGCACGGGTAGAAAACCTTGAAGAACTGGTCAGCGCGGCGCGCAACTTCGAAACCAGCGAAGACGATGCGGACCTGTCGCCGCTTTCGGCCTTCCTTGGCCACGCCTCGCTGGAGGCTGGCGATGCCCAGGCCGACGAGCACGAAGACAGCATCCAGCTGATGACCCTGCACAGCGCCAAAGGCCTGGAGTTCCCCTATGTGTTCCTGGTGGGCATGGAGGAAGGCCTGTTCCCGCACAAGATGAGCCTGGAAGAGCCCGGCCGCCTGGAAGAGGAGCGTCGCCTGGCCTATGTCGGGATCACCCGCGCCATGCGCCAGCTGATCATGACCTACGCCGAAACCCGCCGTCTTTATGGCAGCGAGACCTACAACAAGGTGTCTCGTTTCGTACGCGAAATTCCCAGCGGGTTAGTTCAGGAAGTTCGCCTTTCCAACAGTGTCAGCCGCCCGTTTGGTGGTTCAACTGCCACGAGCAGCAACCTGTTCGCCAATGCCAATATTCCGCAAACCACGTTCAACCTCGGCCAGCGCGTGCAGCATGCAGTGTTTGGCGAAGGCATCATCCTCAATTTCGAGGGCTCCGGCGCCCAGGCGCGGGTGCAGGTGAATTTTGCAGAAGGCAGTAAATGGCTCATGCTTGGGTACGCCAAACTCGAGGCCATTTAAGGCGTCGAAACATTCAGGCAAAAGCTGGAAACATCTTGTCGCTGGTCATGTGCACGGGAACCTGTGCACCATGACGCGCGTGCAATCCACAACAGGGGAAATCCCATTTATGCAACGTTTTCTTAGCATCGCACTGGCGCTCTGCGTCGGCCTGACGCTGAGCCTGGACGCCAACGCCAAGCGTTTCGGCGGCGGCAAGAGTTCGGGCTCCGCGCCTATCCACCAGACCCGCCAGGCTACGCCAACCACGCCTGCAGCCGCACCGACTGCGCCTGGCCGCGCACCGGCCGCCACCAGCGGTGCTTCGCGCTGGCTGGGCCCACTGGCCGGCCTCGCCGCCGGTGGCCTGCTGGCTTCCATGTTCATGGGTGACGGCTTCCAGGGCATGCAGATCATGGACTTCCTGATCATCGGCCTGATCGCCTTCCTGGTATTCCGCTTCATTGCAGCACGCCGTCGCCAGCAGCAGCCGCAAATGGCCGCGCCAGGTCACGCGCCGCTCCAGCGTGAAGCCCATGGCCAGCCTGCTCAGCCTTCGATCTTCGGCGGTTCGGCAGCGCCTGCTGCCACAGCCGCGCCGGTGATCAATGCCCCGGCCTGGTTCAACGAGCAAAGCTTCCTTGCCGCAGCCCGCAGCCACTTCCAGTCGCTGCAGCAGCACTGGGATGCCAATGAAATGGACAAGATCGCAGAGTTCGTCACACCGCAAATGCTCGAGTTCCTCAAGCGCGAGCGTGCTGACCTGGGTGACGGCTTCCAGTCCACCTACATCGATGACCTCGACGTGCAGCTCGATGGCGTCGACGATCGTGCCGACCGCACCGACGCCACCCTTACCTTCCGTGGCGTGTCGAAGACTTCGCGCTTCGACCAGGGCGAAGCTTTCAGCGAAAGCTGGCACATGGTGCGCGCCCAGGGCGAGAACCAGCCTTGGCTGGTGGCCGGTATCCGCCAAAACGGTTAACCGACTCACGTTGCACAAAAAACCCCGGGCTTGCCCGGGGTTTTGCTTTTGCCAGAGCGGGCTACTAGGGTATAACCCGCAGCGTTGTCATCAAGGTCAGAGGATGTAACCGTGGAAGAAGTGATCGAACAACTCCGTGAAGCCAATGAACCCGTGCCAGTGCCACTGGAGCTTCCCGATGAGGATCAACTGGTCGAAATCGAAGAACAGCTGTTCATCAACATTCCGTTCGTTTTCAAAGAGTTTCTGCTGACGGTCAGCGATGTGGTTTATGGCTCCCTGGAGCCTGTGACCTGCACCGACCCGCAGTCCCACACCTTTTTGCCTGATGTGGCCGCCAACGCCTGGGAAGCGGGCGTACCGCGCGACCTTATCCCCCTGTGCCAGGACGGCGATAGCTATTACTGTGTCGAGGAAGACGGCACCGTGGTGCTCTGGGATGGCGATGAAGAAGCCATCACTGAAGAAAGCTGGGAATCGGTGTGGCACTGGGCACGGGACGTCTGGCTGGAGAGCTGACGCCCCGTTGTGGCGCTGTCAGTGAGAGTGGTCGCGACTGTTCTCCAGCGTTTCCAGCAAGGCTATCTGCATGCGTGAATGCACGCGGATAAACCAGCGCCACAGCAGTGCCACCACCACCGCTGCTACCACTGCAATCACCAGCAACAGCTCGCTGGTCGGCAGGATGCTCGCCGACAAGGCCGACAGCAGCAGGAAGATCACCAGCAGCGAGAGCAGCGGAATCACCTCGGCCACCACCCGGCGCACACGCTGGGTATGCCGCCCGGCCATTTCCGGCTTGACCCCCATCTCGGCCAGCAGCATGGACAGGGCTTTGAGCTTGCGATAAGCCGCAATCAGAAACGGCAGTGACAGCAGCAATGCTGCGCCCCAGATCAGCGCCTTCTGCTGGCTGACATCCGTCACCCACTCGCTGAGCCAGGCGCCAATGCGCGCAGCGAAATAACCGCCGCTGAAGAAGATTGCGATCACCAGCGCCAGATTGACACCTACCTGCAACAAGATACGCCGAATCATGGCCGCCAGCATGGCGCCTTCTCCTTGCGGCTGAATACTGCGCAACCATTCTCCATAAAGCGATAACACCCGCGCCAGACGCCCTGGCACCATATGACCCAGCTTGTGCGAAAGCGGGTCGGCAGCGCGAATCAGGTAAGGCGTCAGCAGCGTGGTAATGGCAGACACCGCCACTGCCACAGGGTAGAGAAAGTCACTGGTGACCTGCAGCGTCATCCCAAGCGCCGCGATGATGAACGAAAATTCACCGATCTGCGAAAGGCCCATACCTACGCGCAGCGAGGTCCGCCCATCGTTACCGGCTATGAAGGCGCCCATGCCGCACGACAGCATTTTGCCCAGTACCACAGCCAGGGTGATGACCACGATAGGCCAGGCGTAATCGACCAGCACCTGGGGGTCGATCATCAGGCCGATGGCAACGAAGAAAATTGCGCTGAACAAGTCCCGTACCGGCTCGATCAGCCGCTCGATCTTCAGCAACTGGCGCGATTCAGCCATGATCGCACCGATCAGGAAGGCTCCCAGTACCATGCTGTACTCGAGCTTCACGACCAGCAAGCAGAAGCCGAAACACAGGCCCAGCACTGTGATCAACAACATCTCGTTGCTTTCGAATTTGGCCACATAGGCCAGCAGCCGCGGCACCAGCAGAATGCCGATGACCAGCGCCACGATCATGAATAGCGACAACTTGCCGACGGTCGAGAACACCTCGCCGGAGCTCACCGAACCACTTACGGCGATGCCTGAAAGCAAGGCGATGATGCCAATGCCGAGAATGTCTTCGACGATCAACACCCCGAAGATCAACTGGGCGAAGCGCTCGTTCTTCATCTTCAAGTCGTTGAGCGCCTTGACGATGATGGTCGTCGAGGAAATCGCCAGGATGGCACCGAGGAACAGCGAGTCCATGGTACTCCAACCGAACCACCGGCCGATCTCAAAACCGATCCAGATCATCAGCACGATTTCCAGGAACGCCGCGATGAACGCCGTGGCACCGACCTTGAACAGCTTGCGCAGGCTGAATTCCAGGCCAAGACAGAACATCAGGAAAATCACCCCAAGCTCGGCCAGGGTCTTGATCGTGTCTTCGTCATGGATCAGCCCAAAGGGCGGGGTGTGTGGCCCGATGATGAAGCCTGCGACGATGTAGCCCAGCACCACGGGCTGTTTCAACCGATGAAAAAGAATCGTCACGACACCTGCGACCAGCATTATCACTGCCAGGTCCTGGATGAAGCTGATGGCATGCATGGCGCGATACTCCTTTTCGACGTTGCTCAATGCCGGGGCAGACCGCTCCTCTGTCAAGGCCGAGCCAAGCAAGAAGCAAGTACATACTGTATTGAATGCAGGAAAGCCCATGTTGCATGGGCGTACTCAGGGTAACATCGCACCCCGTCACAAATTGCCGGTGCAATATGCAGAAACAGATCGGCTGATCAGCCGCCCCAAATGGCAACGCAGGCGTGACGACGCCACATCGGGCAACGTCCCGTAAAAGGAAGGCAAACCTTCAGAAAGGGGGAAACAGAAGTGTCAGCAGATACCCGCCCCGATTCAGCGCAATTTCACCGTGAGCACACTATGGAACCTGGAAACGCCCAGCTGAGCATGACCGTCCTGATGACCCCGGACATGGCCAACTTTTCTGGCAACGTACACGGCGGCACCTTGCTCAAATACCTCGACGAAGTGGCCTACGCCTGCGCCAGCCGCTATGCCGGCAGCTATGTGGTGACCTTGTCGGTTGACCAGGTGATCTTCCGCGAGCCGGTGCACGTCGGCGAACTGGTGACCTTCCTGGCCTCAGTCAACTACACCGGCAATACCTCGATGGAAGTGGGCATCAAAGTAATCACGGAGAACATCCGCGAGCGCTCGGTACGCCACTCCAATAGCTGCTTCTTCACCATGGTTGCAGTAGATGACAACCGTCGCCCGGTGCCGGTCCCTGCGCGCCAGCCGCAGTCCAGCGAAGAGAAACGCCGCTTCCTGCAAGGCCAGCAACGCCGGCAGATCCGTCAGGAACTGGAAAAACGCTACCAGAACCTGAAAACCGATTCGATCTAGACCGCCAGGCGCTGCGCCTCGAACCGCACGCGCGGGTGGGCGATACGATCCTGGGCCCGCACCAGTTGCAATTCGTAGCTGGTGCAGGCCTGGGTTTCCAGCAGCACCTCATGCACCGCCGCTGCGGTGTACTCGAACGCTTGTCGCCAGCTGTCTCCCAGCAGAACCCGAGCCAGGAACAAGCCCGAGGTCAGGTCGCCCACACCTACTGGTTGCCGTGGGAAAGCCAGCAGCGGACGGCCAAGGTGCCAGCTTTCTTCGCGGGTAACCAGCAACATTTCGAACATGTCTTGAGGGCGCCCCGGATACGCCAGGTGCTTGACCAACACGACCTGCGGGCCGCGCGCCAGCAGGCTGCGCGCCATGCTCACGCAGTCTTCGAGCGATTGCGCACGGCGCCCGCAAAAACTGTCGAGTTCCAGTTGATTGGGGCAGAGGATATCCGCGCTGGCCACGGCCTCATCGAGCAGAAAATCACTGACCTCCTGCGGCACGATGCAACCCTTCTCGGCATGGCCCATGACAGGGTCGCACAGATACAAAGCCTTGGCGTTCACCGCTTTGATCCGCTGCACACCCGCGAGGATCGCCCGGCCCTGGGCGGCACTGCCCAGGTACCCGGACAGCACCGCATCACAGTGGCCCAGCTCGCCAATATTGGAAATCCCTTCCACCAACGCAGGAATTTGCGCTGGAGCAAGCACTTCCCCCGCCCACTGGCCATACTGTGTGTGGTTGGAAAACTGTACTGTATTAAGAGGCCAGACGTTGACTCCAACTCGCTGCATGGGAAACACCGCAGCGCTGTTGCCGGCGTGGCCGAACACCACGTGGGATTGGATGGCGAGCAGGTGCGGAGTACGTTTCATGGGAGCGGATTCCAAAGCTGTTTCAAGGTTTGTGCGGCGCGCAGTATGAACTCGATCGCCACCTGTACGACAGGCCAGTGGCGCAGTTAAGCTGGTTCGACCTGTTTGGAGCATACGTAAATGTTGACCCTGGAGAATCTCTTCGTCCTGATGCTGTTGGCCACGGCAGGCGCTTGGTTATGGCATAACCACGGGCTGCGCGAGAAGGCCCTGGAGCGGGTCAAACAGCATTGCGCCAAACTCGATCTGGAACTGCTGGATGACGCCGTTGCGCTCAAACGCATCGCGTTCATCCGTGATGCCAAAGGCAGGAAACGCCTGGCGCGGGTCTATGCCTTCGAGTTCACCGTCACCGGCGAGCAGCGCCACCCCGGCAGCGTGACCCAGTTCGGTGCCCACAGCGCACAGATTGAGCTGGCGCCCTACCCGTTCGAGATCAAGACACCGCCACGGGCCGACAATGTGATTCAGATGCAGCAATGGCGCCAGGAGCATAACCGCTGGCACAACTGAGGCGCGCCGCGTTTATGTGATCAAGCATTGCGCCAGCGCCACCTGCAGAGGTGGTGCTGGCTGAGCCTGCTCAAAGATTAACTCGATGCGCGTATCTTTGCGCCATTCGCTGGGCTGCCACTGCGGCACTTGGCCTTCCAGCCCATTGAACGATTGCCAGCCATGCTGGGTGTGGATAACACCCTTGGCGCGCCGCCAAGGCCAAGCGGCGAGAAATGCCTGCATGCGCTGCGGGTCGAATTGCTGGCTCGGGTGCCAGCGCCACCCGATGCTCCAACCGCCATCCCCTGACAGTGCAGTACAGAGCGGCAGGGTTTTATCTATCCACAGGGGCTCAGGGGCTGTGGACAGATCAGCATCCACCAAATTACCCACAAGCAAACCGAGCGGTTGTGTTGTGGATGAACTGGGCAGGGTTTTCATGTCAACCAGAGCCTGCTGGGTCCAAACACTGTTGATATCTTTTAATCTGTTATTTATCAACAGCTTACCGAAATCATCCACAGTGTCAGCCTTGTTCAGCAGCACC
Proteins encoded in this region:
- a CDS encoding PA3496 family putative envelope integrity protein, encoding MARDFDGSYQPSAKARKQQEKDQRRMEFRRAIESYCDQRQLLRELTDYPDLQALTVWQGSSATSQKIVQQAR
- the hexR gene encoding transcriptional regulator HexR: MNLLQHIAQSRHLLRKSELKVADHVLLDPAAVMHSSMADLAHSVGISEPTIVRFCRAIGCSGFQDLKLKLAQSLAAGASFGQFAIHEDDSVADYSLKIFDTTLHTLMEVREHLDPQALQQAVSAMAQAQRVEFYGFGASGAVAADAQHKFFRLLLSAAAYSDPHMQAMSAVTLKPGDVAVCISQSGRSKDLLITANLVRESGANLITLCPSATPLAELSTVNLAIDVHEDTEIYTPLTSRIAHLVVIDVLAMGVAMARGPSLVNHLKSVKRSLRSLRLSPKSIKATED
- the zwf gene encoding glucose-6-phosphate dehydrogenase → MTIPCDILVFGGTGDLALHKLLPALYHLYREARLNNAVRIIALARRHLSRNEYLKLAERHCRAQIARNDFDEEVWRRFCARLDYFPMDATQSADFGRLARYLGEPGGLTRIFYLATAPNLFVPIANHLRVAGLADSEARIVLEKPIGHSQASATAINEAIGAVFDESQVFRIDHYLGKETVQNLMALRFANALLEPVWCNGRVDHVQISVCETLGVENRGGYYDRAGATRDMLQNHLLQLLCLVAMEPPAQFEAEAVRDEKVKILRALKPITGQDVQDKTVRGQYGAGYIGGQEVPAYYFEKDVDNDTDTETFVAVHAHIDNWRWAGVPFYLRTGKRMARRSSQIVIQFKPVPHELFSGGQVNQLLIQLQPEERISLRMMTKSPGKGMRLEPVDLDLNLAQVFGQTRRWDAYERLLLDILEGDSTLFMRRDEVEAAWAWIDPIIRGWEEHFQAPRHYAAGSNGPEQASSLMARHGRHWHG
- a CDS encoding putative bifunctional diguanylate cyclase/phosphodiesterase, encoding MARKVRRQFATQLSVERTRLLYQGSLLPTLFMLLNGLLCAWLLWTPGRYLMVAVCLAWLLALVALRVIQVAAFDSADPQRQAEPVWRRMFLVGSAFSGMTLACAAIALVPQHNFEQQAWAFGLLAMASLSASIAYAVSLPAFLSFALPCLLPPILFLFFFDAGQRGWGWFCLILLATLLVVAWQVNRLLDRSLLRRFQNQSLNQDLQRISAQKVLEEQQRLASTVFEACNEGVVILSADFVVLAVNQAYCQMTGYLRCESLASALFELPCHSDARRHSQAIEVALRQQGGWQGELVEARKHGQLYPQWLQLTAVRNSSGQLSQVVGFFTDLSARRAFEERLRYLAHYDELTGLANRSLFRLRLLDAARRVRSNGRSLALLHIDLDRFKLLNESLGHELADQLIQKVARRIVSTLPEADTVARLSGDEFAVLFDGYSNLSSLVRVTTRLLNKLRKPQRLDGHEVVISASVGISVLADATLDAEAMIGQADMAKQHAKHLGGDNFQFYTESLRASTLERLQLENQLRKAIEEQQLMVYYQPKLCVLSGHVNAAEALVRWQHPERGMVPPGEFIGMAEETGLIAPIGEFVLRQACKQARQWQRQGLEVRVSVNLSVYQLRQGKLVSLVRQMLEDTGLAPNLLELELTESQLLDSVEHIISTFQQLHALGVKLAIDDFGTGYSSLSYLKRLPVDYLKIDQAFIRGLHQGSQDAAITQAIITLSKSLGMKVVAEGVETAEQLAFLREHGCDEVQGYLISRPIPEQEFRQMLARPWGNEGG